One Homalodisca vitripennis isolate AUS2020 unplaced genomic scaffold, UT_GWSS_2.1 ScUCBcl_1959;HRSCAF=6231, whole genome shotgun sequence genomic window carries:
- the LOC124371768 gene encoding G-patch domain and KOW motifs-containing protein-like: MGDEIKKISFGFSKLSKKPSIISSHTNQVKPEKNTIELIDCVEGNSIKLKEPFKSENNVLVIPLKKQSEDLRVRQDKELETKQVGGGTAGLVGDFVDNQVSNNSSQVCEPSTDSQASDVNKDLKISNPQECEKLTLDEIAAREIIAELNSNNANEEARIFSVPLTSNPPTGEKESSLDDYDNVPVNEFGMAMLRGMGWAPGKGIGKNEKSVTVKLPTVRPKGMGFRC, from the coding sequence atgggggatgaaataaaaaagatatctTTCGGTTTcagtaaattatcaaaaaagCCTTCTATTATTTCCAGTCATACAAATCAAGTTAAACCGGAAAAGAATACAATAGAACTGATTGATTGTGTGGAAGGTAATTCAATCAAACTAAAAGAACCTTTTAAAAGTGAAAACAATGTGTTAGTAATTCCCCTGAAAAAACAATCGGAAGATTTACGTGTGCGACAAGATAAGGAATTAGAAACCAAACAAGTTGGAGGCGGAACAGCAGGTTTGGTTGGTGACTTTGTTGATAATCAAGTTTCTAACAATTCTAGCCAAGTTTGTGAACCTTCAACTGACAGCCAGGCAAGTGACGTAAATAAGGATCTAAAAATCTCTAACCCTCAAGAATGTGAGAAACTAACCTTAGACGAAATTGCCGCAAGAGAAATTATAGCAGAGTTAAATTCAAACAATGCCAACGAAGAAGCTCGTATTTTTAGTGTTCCACTGACAAGCAATCCTCCTACAGGTGAGAAAGAATCATCTCTTGATGATTATGATAATGTACCAGTAAATGAATTTGGAATGGCTATGCTTAGAGGTATGGGATGGGCTCCAGGTAAAGGTATTGGGAAGAATGAAAAGTCTGTTACTGTAAAATTACCAACAGTTAGGCCTAAAGGAATGGGGTTTAGGTgctga